One Streptomyces sp. R28 DNA window includes the following coding sequences:
- a CDS encoding LPXTG cell wall anchor domain-containing protein, giving the protein MQDKFYELNDKFTSPDYPESASEHDTSGYGDSGYGADKPSSHGYGHSNGYGYEKPKDHGYGKEKPKDHGYGKEKPKDHGYGKEKPKDHGYGYGKEKPKEHGYGKEESSGYGYGDEKPKDQGYGKEESDGYGYGDDESSGYGYGDEEPGGYGYGDEEPGGYGYGEEEPHTPEPTPSEPTTPEPPHTPTPPKTPPAKPDHPQMPETGTNTAAIVGGIAGSGALLVGGAFLYRRSRAARQQ; this is encoded by the coding sequence ATGCAGGACAAATTCTATGAGCTGAATGACAAATTCACCTCGCCGGATTACCCGGAGTCCGCGTCCGAACACGACACCTCCGGCTATGGCGACTCCGGCTACGGCGCCGACAAGCCGAGCAGCCACGGCTACGGCCACAGCAACGGCTACGGCTACGAAAAGCCGAAGGACCACGGCTACGGCAAGGAGAAGCCGAAGGACCACGGCTACGGCAAGGAGAAGCCGAAGGACCACGGCTACGGCAAGGAGAAGCCGAAGGACCACGGCTACGGCTACGGCAAGGAGAAGCCGAAGGAGCACGGCTACGGCAAGGAGGAGTCGAGCGGCTACGGCTACGGCGACGAGAAGCCGAAGGACCAGGGGTACGGCAAGGAGGAGTCGGACGGCTACGGCTACGGCGACGACGAGTCGAGCGGCTACGGCTACGGCGACGAGGAGCCGGGCGGCTACGGCTACGGCGACGAGGAGCCGGGTGGCTACGGCTACGGCGAGGAGGAACCGCACACACCCGAGCCCACGCCCAGCGAGCCCACCACGCCAGAACCTCCCCACACGCCCACCCCGCCCAAGACGCCGCCGGCGAAGCCGGATCACCCCCAGATGCCCGAGACCGGCACCAACACCGCAGCCATCGTCGGAGGCATTGCCGGCAGTGGGGCGCTGCTGGTCGGCGGAGCCTTCCTGTACCGGCGAAGCCGCGCCGCGCGTCAGCAGTAG
- a CDS encoding ABC transporter permease, with protein sequence MAFAPVLHTEWLKIRTLRSLPGALLALFAVTTTFSAVAGVSEDSDPEFDALFMALSGVLPGQIAAISFGALAVSSEYHGGALRLSLAAVPRRGRWFAAKMTAIAVPTLLVGLVTAFTALVVARAGLGSAAGGLTVAEQVRGVVGCGIYLTLMALFAAGLTALLRSGVATLSILIPFILVVSFVIGDAAGTVADFLPDRAGQIVIHQTYDGTLGPWSGLTVTALWTAAALLAGAWSVRRRDA encoded by the coding sequence ATGGCATTCGCACCCGTGCTCCACACGGAGTGGCTCAAGATCCGTACGCTGCGCTCGCTCCCGGGAGCGCTGCTGGCACTGTTCGCCGTGACCACCACGTTCTCCGCGGTGGCCGGCGTCTCCGAGGACTCGGATCCGGAGTTCGACGCTCTCTTCATGGCGCTGTCCGGCGTCCTGCCGGGCCAGATCGCGGCCATCTCCTTCGGCGCGCTGGCCGTGTCGTCGGAGTACCACGGCGGTGCGCTCCGGCTCTCGCTCGCCGCGGTCCCCAGACGTGGACGGTGGTTCGCCGCCAAGATGACGGCCATCGCCGTGCCGACCCTGCTCGTCGGACTGGTCACCGCCTTCACCGCGCTCGTCGTGGCACGGGCGGGACTCGGCTCCGCGGCCGGTGGACTCACCGTGGCCGAGCAGGTGCGCGGGGTCGTGGGCTGCGGGATCTACCTCACGCTGATGGCCTTGTTCGCGGCCGGCCTGACCGCCCTGCTGCGCAGCGGTGTCGCCACGCTGTCCATCCTGATCCCGTTCATCCTCGTGGTGTCGTTCGTGATCGGCGACGCCGCCGGCACCGTCGCGGACTTCCTGCCGGACAGGGCGGGGCAGATCGTCATTCACCAGACCTACGACGGCACCCTCGGGCCGTGGTCGGGACTGACGGTGACCGCGCTGTGGACCGCGGCGGCGTTGCTGGCGGGGGCGTGGAGCGTGCGGCGGCGGGACGCCTGA
- the purB gene encoding adenylosuccinate lyase, whose protein sequence is MTSAPAKPRIPNVLAGRYASTELATLWSPEQKVKLERQLWLAVLRAQKDLGIEVPDEAIADYERVLDTVDLASIAEREKVTRHDVKARIEEFNDLAGHEHVHKGMTSRDLTENVEQLQIRLSLELVRDRTVAVLARLGKLAGEYGELVMAGRSHNVAAQATTLGKRFATGADELLVAYGRVEELLGRYPLRGIKGPVGTAQDMLDLLGGDASKLADLEGRIAGHLGFSQAFTSVGQVYPRSLDYEVVTALVQLAAAPSSLAKTIRLMAGHELVTEGFKPGQVGSSAMPHKMNTRSCERVNGLMVILRGYASMTGELAGDQWNEGDVSCSVVRRVALPDAFFALDGLLETFLTVLDEFGAFPAVVARELDRYLPFLATTKVLMGAVRAGVGRELAHEAIKENAVASALAMREQGAERNELLDKLAADERIPLDRVQLDALMADKLSFTGAAADQVGVVVGRVEEIVKQRPEAAGYTPGAIL, encoded by the coding sequence GTGACTTCTGCGCCCGCCAAGCCCCGCATCCCGAACGTCCTCGCCGGACGCTACGCCTCCACCGAGCTCGCCACGCTCTGGTCCCCCGAGCAGAAGGTGAAGCTCGAGCGGCAGCTCTGGCTCGCCGTGCTGCGGGCCCAGAAGGACCTCGGGATCGAGGTGCCGGACGAGGCGATCGCCGACTACGAGCGCGTCCTCGACACCGTCGACCTGGCCTCCATCGCCGAGCGCGAGAAGGTCACGCGGCACGACGTGAAGGCGCGGATCGAGGAGTTCAACGACCTCGCCGGGCACGAGCACGTGCACAAGGGCATGACGTCCCGCGACCTCACGGAGAACGTCGAGCAGCTGCAGATCCGGCTCTCGCTGGAGCTGGTGCGCGACCGTACGGTGGCCGTCCTCGCCCGCCTCGGCAAGCTGGCCGGTGAGTACGGCGAGCTGGTCATGGCCGGCCGCTCGCACAACGTCGCCGCGCAGGCCACGACGCTGGGCAAGCGCTTCGCGACCGGCGCCGACGAGCTGCTCGTCGCGTACGGCCGGGTCGAGGAGCTGCTCGGCCGCTACCCGCTGCGCGGCATCAAGGGCCCGGTGGGCACGGCCCAGGACATGCTGGACCTGCTCGGCGGGGACGCGTCGAAGCTGGCGGACCTGGAGGGCCGGATCGCCGGGCACCTGGGCTTCTCGCAGGCGTTCACCTCGGTCGGCCAGGTCTACCCGCGCTCGCTCGACTACGAGGTCGTGACCGCGCTGGTGCAGCTGGCGGCGGCGCCGTCGTCGCTGGCGAAGACGATCCGGCTGATGGCCGGGCACGAGCTGGTGACCGAGGGCTTCAAGCCGGGCCAGGTCGGCTCCTCCGCGATGCCGCACAAGATGAACACGCGGTCGTGTGAGCGCGTGAACGGCCTGATGGTCATCCTGCGCGGCTACGCCTCGATGACCGGCGAGCTGGCGGGCGATCAGTGGAACGAGGGCGACGTGTCCTGCTCGGTGGTGCGCCGGGTCGCGCTGCCGGACGCGTTCTTCGCGCTGGACGGGCTGCTGGAGACGTTCCTGACGGTGCTCGACGAGTTCGGTGCCTTCCCGGCGGTCGTGGCGCGGGAGCTGGACCGTTACCTGCCGTTCCTCGCCACCACCAAGGTGCTGATGGGCGCGGTGCGCGCGGGCGTGGGCCGTGAGCTGGCGCACGAGGCGATCAAGGAGAACGCCGTCGCCTCCGCGCTGGCGATGCGCGAGCAGGGCGCCGAGCGCAACGAGCTGCTCGACAAGCTCGCCGCCGACGAGCGCATCCCGCTCGACCGCGTCCAGCTGGACGCGCTGATGGCCGACAAGCTGTCCTTCACGGGTGCCGCGGCCGACCAGGTCGGCGTCGTCGTGGGCCGCGTCGAGGAGATCGTGAAGCAGCGCCCCGAGGCCGCGGGGTACACGCCCGGGGCGATCCTCTGA
- the mug gene encoding G/U mismatch-specific DNA glycosylase produces the protein MTRFTAEELEAARDRLVPDVVADGLHVLFCGINPGLMTAATGHHFARPGNRFWPVLHLSGFTPRLMRPSEQGELPSFGLGITNVVARATARADELSAEEYREGGRLLAAKVTRLRPRWLAVVGVTAYRAAFDDRKAQVGPQERVIGDTRVWVLPNPSGLNAHWTAATMAQEFARLRVAAEEG, from the coding sequence CTGACGCGCTTCACCGCCGAGGAGTTGGAGGCCGCTCGCGACCGTCTGGTGCCGGACGTCGTCGCGGACGGCCTCCACGTGCTGTTCTGTGGCATCAACCCCGGTCTGATGACGGCCGCGACCGGCCATCACTTCGCCCGCCCGGGCAATCGTTTCTGGCCGGTCCTGCACCTGTCCGGGTTCACGCCGAGGCTCATGAGACCGTCGGAGCAGGGTGAGTTGCCCTCCTTCGGGCTCGGCATCACGAACGTCGTCGCGCGCGCGACCGCGCGGGCCGACGAGCTGAGCGCCGAGGAGTACCGCGAGGGCGGGCGGCTGCTGGCGGCGAAGGTGACGCGGCTACGGCCGCGGTGGCTGGCGGTGGTGGGCGTCACCGCGTATCGCGCCGCCTTCGACGACCGCAAGGCTCAGGTGGGCCCGCAGGAGCGGGTGATCGGGGACACGCGCGTGTGGGTGCTGCCTAATCCGAGCGGGCTGAACGCGCATTGGACGGCGGCGACGATGGCGCAGGAGTTCGCGCGCTTGCGGGTGGCGGCGGAAGAGGGCTGA
- a CDS encoding LLM class F420-dependent oxidoreductase, producing the protein MPRPVSPRPFRFGVNLMTPAPADEWRAKCRRAEELGYDVILVPDHLGMPAPFPALVAAAEATERPRLGTLVLNAGFWNPALLAREVATTDALTGGRLELGLGAGYVQAEHDTAGLPFGSPGERVDHLRRTVEELERLLGSEEYQPQPAQKPRVPLLIGGNGDRVLRLTAEHADIAAFGGAYPDPESTTGRVVPVTAEQLDERVTRYGKFAAGREEPAELNLLLQMVAVTEDRAGVVQPLVDRVPELTLEQVLELPILLVGALEQIVEQVLAQRERYGFSYLTVLEPHMEAFAPVMERLRAK; encoded by the coding sequence ATGCCGCGACCGGTGAGCCCGCGTCCGTTCCGCTTCGGCGTCAACCTGATGACACCCGCCCCGGCCGACGAGTGGCGGGCCAAGTGCCGCCGGGCCGAGGAACTCGGCTACGACGTGATCCTGGTCCCCGACCATCTGGGCATGCCCGCGCCGTTCCCGGCCCTGGTCGCGGCGGCCGAGGCGACGGAGCGGCCGCGGCTGGGCACGCTCGTGCTCAACGCGGGCTTCTGGAACCCGGCCCTGCTCGCCCGCGAGGTGGCGACGACCGACGCCCTGACGGGCGGGCGGCTCGAACTCGGGCTCGGCGCGGGCTACGTACAGGCGGAGCACGACACGGCTGGTCTGCCCTTCGGCAGTCCGGGCGAGCGCGTGGACCATCTGCGGCGCACGGTCGAGGAGCTGGAGCGGCTGCTCGGCTCCGAGGAGTACCAGCCGCAGCCGGCACAGAAGCCGCGCGTACCGCTGCTGATCGGCGGAAACGGCGACCGCGTGCTGCGGCTGACCGCCGAGCACGCCGACATCGCGGCGTTCGGCGGCGCGTACCCGGACCCGGAGAGCACGACCGGCCGGGTCGTCCCCGTCACGGCCGAGCAGCTCGACGAGCGGGTGACCCGTTACGGGAAGTTCGCGGCGGGCCGGGAGGAACCGGCGGAGCTGAACCTGCTGCTGCAGATGGTCGCCGTCACGGAGGACCGCGCGGGCGTGGTCCAGCCCCTCGTCGACCGGGTTCCGGAACTGACCCTGGAGCAGGTCCTGGAGCTGCCGATCCTCCTGGTCGGGGCCTTGGAGCAAATCGTCGAACAGGTGCTGGCCCAGCGGGAGCGGTACGGGTTCTCGTATCTGACCGTCCTGGAGCCGCACATGGAGGCGTTCGCGCCGGTGATGGAGCGGCTGCGCGCCAAGTAG
- a CDS encoding hemolysin family protein has product MTAVQLLIGFATLVVNAFFVGAEFALISVRRSQIEPYADQGDRRAKSVLWGLQHVSALMAAAQLGITLCTLVLGVVAEPAIEHLLEPVFHAVGVPESAGHVVSFVIALALATYLHMLLGEMVPKNIALAEPVRSALLLGPPLVALSRALRPVIFTINAFANTLLKLLRVETKDEVTATFSDAELARLVRDSGEAGLIDDRARERLHDALELGRRPVRDVVLPLERVVYARVGVTPEELERLSAESGFSRFPVVDEGRRIVGYLHVKDALDASPRDVPFQVRDMRPIARVREGTPLDDVLTAMRGSRTHLAAALGGDGRLAGLVTMEDVLRELFGQRA; this is encoded by the coding sequence ATGACCGCCGTACAGCTGCTCATCGGTTTCGCGACGCTGGTCGTCAACGCCTTCTTCGTGGGCGCCGAGTTCGCGCTGATCTCGGTGCGGCGCTCACAGATCGAGCCGTACGCCGACCAGGGCGACCGGCGCGCCAAGAGCGTGCTGTGGGGCCTGCAGCACGTGTCCGCGCTGATGGCGGCCGCACAGCTCGGCATCACGCTGTGCACGCTGGTGCTCGGTGTGGTCGCCGAACCCGCCATCGAGCACCTGCTGGAGCCGGTGTTCCACGCGGTGGGCGTGCCGGAGAGCGCCGGGCACGTGGTGTCCTTCGTGATCGCGCTGGCGCTGGCCACGTATCTGCACATGCTGCTCGGCGAGATGGTGCCGAAGAACATCGCGCTGGCCGAGCCGGTGCGCAGCGCCCTGCTGCTCGGCCCGCCGCTGGTGGCGCTGTCCCGGGCGCTGCGGCCGGTGATCTTCACGATCAACGCCTTCGCCAACACGCTGCTGAAGCTGCTGCGCGTCGAGACGAAGGACGAGGTCACCGCGACCTTCTCGGACGCGGAACTGGCCCGCCTGGTGCGCGACTCCGGCGAGGCCGGCCTCATCGACGACCGCGCGCGGGAGCGGCTGCACGACGCCCTGGAGCTGGGCCGCCGTCCGGTGCGGGACGTGGTGCTTCCGCTGGAACGCGTCGTCTACGCGCGCGTGGGCGTCACACCGGAGGAGCTGGAGCGCCTGTCGGCCGAGTCGGGCTTCTCCCGGTTCCCGGTCGTCGACGAGGGCCGCCGCATCGTGGGCTATCTGCATGTGAAGGACGCCCTGGACGCCTCCCCGCGGGACGTGCCGTTCCAGGTGCGGGACATGCGGCCCATCGCGCGCGTGCGGGAGGGCACGCCGCTGGACGACGTGCTCACGGCGATGCGGGGCAGCCGTACGCATCTGGCGGCCGCGCTCGGCGGCGACGGCCGGCTGGCGGGGCTCGTGACCATGGAGGACGTGCTGCGGGAGCTGTTCGGACAGCGGGCCTGA
- a CDS encoding sensor histidine kinase, whose product MVRLLRPFGRAVTYTRLLHLFIAIVWPSMLLFIQEAWWTWALAAVLLAPVGLVPAMRTVEGLQARLLLTGHRHDSASTDIVVAPSASWSDRGRLVVWLEARLLLGCATSMFSAQLLLSSVDLVSSALGGGAEGSVLLHLDGHHWWHLLLAPVPLVALALTVVGSGRLITAVALRLLGPSPAERLAALEERTEQLLERTRIARELHDSIGHALTVAVVQAGAARAAGDPAFTDRALDAIEETGRAALEDLERVLGVLRESERPVSSRPTLTDADRLLESARASGAKVDVDMSGPLDTVPGPVSREGYRILQESLTNVLRHAGAVPVRIRIEVTDGTLGLQVRNPLTADIPGPGRGSGLRGIRERAALLGGRARTGPDAGDWQVHVELPLG is encoded by the coding sequence ATGGTCCGCTTGCTGCGCCCGTTCGGCCGGGCGGTGACGTACACACGATTGCTGCATCTGTTCATCGCCATCGTGTGGCCGTCGATGTTGCTGTTCATCCAGGAAGCGTGGTGGACCTGGGCGTTGGCTGCGGTGCTGCTCGCCCCCGTCGGGCTGGTGCCCGCGATGCGCACTGTGGAGGGGCTGCAGGCAAGGCTGCTGCTGACCGGTCACCGGCACGACAGTGCGAGCACCGACATCGTCGTGGCGCCGTCCGCCTCCTGGAGCGACCGCGGGCGGCTCGTCGTGTGGCTGGAGGCTCGGCTCCTGCTCGGCTGCGCGACCTCGATGTTCAGCGCCCAACTACTGCTTTCCTCGGTGGACTTGGTGTCGTCGGCCCTCGGCGGCGGGGCCGAGGGGAGCGTGCTGCTCCACCTCGACGGCCACCACTGGTGGCACCTCCTGCTCGCGCCCGTGCCGCTGGTCGCGCTGGCGCTGACCGTGGTCGGCTCGGGCCGGCTCATCACCGCTGTCGCCCTCCGGCTCCTGGGCCCCTCCCCCGCCGAGCGCCTGGCCGCCCTGGAGGAGCGCACCGAGCAGCTTCTGGAGCGCACCCGCATCGCCCGCGAACTCCACGACTCCATCGGCCATGCCCTGACCGTGGCCGTGGTGCAGGCGGGTGCCGCGCGCGCGGCGGGTGACCCGGCCTTCACCGACCGGGCGTTGGACGCCATCGAGGAGACCGGCCGGGCCGCGCTGGAGGACCTGGAGCGCGTCCTCGGCGTCCTGCGCGAGTCCGAGCGCCCGGTCAGCAGCAGGCCGACGCTCACGGACGCCGACCGTCTGCTGGAGTCCGCGCGTGCCTCCGGCGCGAAGGTCGACGTCGACATGAGTGGGCCGTTGGACACGGTGCCGGGCCCGGTCTCCCGGGAGGGCTACCGCATCCTGCAGGAGTCGCTGACCAATGTGCTGCGGCACGCGGGCGCCGTCCCGGTGCGCATCCGCATCGAGGTCACGGACGGCACCCTCGGTCTGCAGGTCCGCAATCCGCTCACCGCCGACATACCCGGGCCCGGCAGAGGCAGCGGCTTGCGCGGGATACGCGAGCGCGCGGCCCTGCTGGGCGGACGCGCGCGGACCGGCCCCGACGCAGGTGACTGGCAGGTACATGTGGAGCTCCCGCTCGGTTGA
- a CDS encoding ABC transporter ATP-binding protein, which produces MTSIDVQDLTKEYGTRRAVDHLTFRVEPGRVTGFLGPNGAGKSTTMRLVLGVDRPTSGTATIGGRAYATLHEPLRHVGALLDAQAAHGSRTARDHLRVLAASNRIPNRRVDEVLEETGIAAVARRRVKTYSLGMRQRLGIAAALLGDPEVVMLDEPSNGLDPEGIIWIRQLLRRLAGQGRTVLISSHLMNETASFADHLVVLGRGRLLADTPMREFIHARVEPRVRIRTTDATALKTALARHGHDAVQHEDGHWTVHHARVDDIGRLISQAGVPVLELAAEEGTLEQAYLDLTATETEFTAPPQEA; this is translated from the coding sequence ATGACCAGCATCGACGTCCAAGACCTCACCAAGGAGTACGGCACCCGCCGGGCCGTGGACCACCTCACCTTCCGCGTCGAGCCCGGCCGCGTCACCGGCTTTCTCGGCCCCAACGGCGCCGGGAAGTCCACCACCATGCGGCTCGTGCTCGGCGTGGACCGGCCGACCTCCGGAACCGCCACGATCGGCGGCCGCGCCTACGCCACGCTCCACGAACCCCTGCGCCACGTGGGCGCGTTGCTCGACGCCCAGGCCGCGCACGGCTCCCGCACCGCTCGCGACCATCTGCGTGTCCTGGCCGCGAGCAACCGCATCCCGAACCGCAGGGTCGACGAGGTGCTGGAGGAGACGGGGATCGCAGCGGTCGCCCGCCGACGGGTGAAGACGTACTCCCTGGGCATGCGCCAGCGGCTCGGCATCGCCGCCGCCCTCCTCGGCGACCCAGAGGTGGTCATGCTCGACGAGCCGTCCAACGGCCTCGACCCCGAAGGCATCATCTGGATACGCCAGTTGCTGCGTCGTCTCGCGGGGCAGGGGCGCACGGTCCTGATCTCCAGCCACCTCATGAACGAGACCGCGTCCTTCGCCGACCACCTCGTGGTCCTCGGCCGGGGCCGCCTGCTGGCCGACACCCCGATGCGGGAGTTCATCCACGCGCGCGTGGAACCCCGCGTCCGCATCCGCACCACGGACGCCACCGCCCTCAAGACCGCCCTCGCCCGACACGGCCACGATGCCGTCCAGCACGAGGACGGGCACTGGACCGTGCACCACGCGCGCGTGGACGACATCGGCCGCCTGATCTCCCAGGCGGGCGTACCCGTCCTCGAACTCGCCGCGGAAGAAGGCACGCTGGAGCAGGCCTACCTGGACCTGACCGCGACCGAGACCGAGTTCACCGCGCCGCCGCAGGAGGCCTGA
- a CDS encoding response regulator, whose product MPVTVLLVDDEPLVRAGLRAVLEAQPDIEVVGEAADGAAVIPLVRQLRPDVVAMDVRMPLLDGIEATRAVLRTVDDPPKIVVITTFENDEYVYEALRAGADGFLLKRARPAEIVHAVRLVAEGESLLFPASVRQLAAQYGDDGGNRAARAVLERARLTEREAEVLRLMARGLSNAEIAARLVVGTETVKSHVSAVLAKLGARDRTQAVITAYESGFVAPG is encoded by the coding sequence ATGCCGGTCACCGTTCTCCTCGTCGACGACGAACCCCTCGTACGCGCCGGTCTGCGGGCGGTGTTGGAGGCGCAGCCCGACATCGAGGTCGTCGGGGAGGCGGCCGACGGGGCGGCGGTGATTCCGCTGGTGCGGCAGCTGCGGCCGGACGTGGTCGCCATGGATGTGCGGATGCCGCTGCTGGACGGGATCGAGGCCACGCGCGCGGTGCTGCGGACGGTCGACGATCCGCCGAAGATCGTCGTCATCACGACCTTCGAGAACGACGAGTACGTGTACGAGGCGCTGCGGGCCGGTGCCGACGGCTTCCTGCTGAAGCGGGCCCGGCCGGCCGAGATCGTGCACGCGGTGCGGCTGGTGGCCGAGGGCGAGTCGCTGCTGTTCCCCGCCTCGGTGCGGCAGCTCGCCGCGCAGTACGGCGACGACGGCGGGAACCGGGCGGCGCGCGCCGTACTGGAGCGGGCGCGGCTGACCGAGCGGGAGGCCGAGGTGCTGCGGCTGATGGCGCGCGGTCTGTCGAACGCGGAGATCGCCGCCCGGCTGGTCGTCGGCACGGAGACGGTGAAGTCGCATGTGAGCGCCGTCCTGGCGAAGCTCGGGGCGCGGGATCGCACGCAGGCGGTGATCACGGCGTACGAGTCGGGGTTCGTGGCGCCGGGGTGA
- a CDS encoding SGNH/GDSL hydrolase family protein translates to MQTNPTHTSLVAVGDSFTEGMSDLLPDGSYRGWADLLAGRMAAHTPDFRYANLAVRGKLIGQIVEEQVDVAAAMGADVITLVGGLNDTLRPKCDMGRVRGLLEEAVEKLAPSCRQLVLMRSPGRQGPVLERFRPRMEELFVCVDELAERHGAVVVDLYGAPSLSDPRLWDVDRLHLTAEGHRRVAEAVWQALGYDPEDTEWRTPMPATLPPGWAARRVADARFARQYLLPWIGRRLTGRSSGDGLPPKRPELLPYEGPGA, encoded by the coding sequence ATGCAGACGAACCCAACTCACACCAGCCTGGTCGCGGTCGGCGACTCCTTCACCGAGGGCATGTCGGACCTGCTCCCGGACGGCTCCTACCGGGGCTGGGCCGACCTCCTCGCCGGGCGGATGGCCGCCCATACGCCCGACTTCCGGTACGCCAACCTCGCGGTGCGCGGGAAGCTGATCGGGCAGATCGTCGAGGAGCAGGTCGACGTGGCGGCCGCGATGGGCGCCGATGTGATCACGCTGGTCGGCGGGCTCAACGACACGCTGCGGCCCAAGTGCGACATGGGGCGGGTGCGCGGACTCCTGGAGGAGGCCGTGGAGAAGCTCGCCCCGTCGTGCCGGCAGCTGGTGCTGATGCGCAGCCCGGGGCGGCAGGGGCCCGTCCTGGAGCGGTTCCGGCCGCGCATGGAGGAGCTGTTCGTCTGCGTCGACGAGCTGGCCGAGCGGCACGGCGCGGTCGTCGTCGACCTGTACGGGGCCCCGTCGCTCAGCGACCCCCGCCTGTGGGACGTGGACCGGCTGCATCTGACGGCCGAAGGGCATCGCCGGGTCGCGGAGGCGGTGTGGCAGGCGCTCGGCTACGACCCCGAGGACACCGAGTGGCGCACCCCGATGCCGGCCACCCTGCCGCCGGGGTGGGCCGCCCGGCGGGTCGCGGACGCGCGGTTCGCCCGGCAGTATCTGCTGCCGTGGATCGGACGCCGGCTCACAGGGCGGTCGTCCGGGGACGGGCTGCCGCCGAAACGGCCGGAACTGCTGCCGTACGAGGGCCCGGGGGCGTAG
- a CDS encoding hemolysin family protein translates to MTEVILLLVAILLSLACGAFVAAEFSLTTVERSELERAVERGERGASGALKAVRNLTFQLSGAQLGITVTNLVVGMLAEPSIATLLAGPLESIGISRSTASSVALVIGTALSTVVLMVVGELVPKNWAISSPLAVAKRVGNAQRWFSAIFRPFITHLNNTANRIVRRFGVEPIEELAAARGPQELAALARHSAREGALEADTAELFVRTLNLADLTAENVMTPRVQVIALDAQATCEDVANATRATGLSRFPVYRGSLDAVVGTAHIKDILTVPAESRPRVCVAELMREPLLVPETLTVDRLLDRLSGKRTMAVVIDEYGGTAGVATLEDIVEEVVGEVRDEHDPHETPDLAPAGSDDEGRALYSADGSARVDQLARVGLTAPEGPYETLAGLVATELGRIPEVGDRVEAAGWQLDVVDATGRRAARVLLHAPLDDEATDHEKEGGR, encoded by the coding sequence ATGACCGAAGTGATCCTCCTGCTGGTGGCGATCCTGCTGTCGCTCGCCTGCGGTGCCTTCGTCGCGGCCGAGTTCTCGCTGACCACGGTCGAGCGCAGCGAGCTGGAGCGGGCCGTGGAGCGCGGCGAGCGGGGCGCTTCCGGTGCCCTGAAGGCCGTACGGAATCTGACGTTCCAGCTCTCCGGCGCCCAGCTCGGCATCACGGTCACCAACCTGGTCGTCGGCATGCTCGCCGAGCCGTCGATCGCCACGCTGCTCGCGGGCCCGCTGGAGTCGATCGGCATCTCCCGCTCGACGGCGAGCTCGGTCGCGCTGGTGATCGGTACGGCCCTGTCCACCGTCGTGCTGATGGTGGTCGGCGAGCTGGTGCCCAAGAACTGGGCGATCTCCTCGCCACTGGCCGTGGCCAAGCGGGTCGGCAACGCGCAGCGCTGGTTCAGCGCGATCTTCCGCCCCTTCATCACCCACCTCAACAACACGGCGAACCGCATAGTGCGCCGCTTCGGCGTGGAACCCATCGAGGAGCTGGCCGCCGCGCGCGGACCCCAGGAACTGGCCGCCCTCGCCCGGCACTCCGCCCGGGAGGGCGCCCTGGAGGCGGACACCGCCGAGCTCTTCGTACGGACCCTGAACCTGGCCGATCTGACCGCGGAGAACGTCATGACCCCCCGCGTCCAGGTCATCGCGCTGGACGCCCAGGCGACCTGCGAGGACGTGGCGAACGCCACGCGGGCGACCGGGCTGTCCCGGTTCCCCGTCTACCGCGGCAGCCTCGACGCGGTCGTGGGCACCGCGCACATCAAGGACATTTTGACGGTGCCCGCCGAGAGCCGGCCCCGCGTCTGTGTCGCCGAGCTGATGCGTGAGCCGCTCCTCGTCCCCGAGACACTCACCGTCGACCGGCTCCTCGACCGGCTGTCCGGCAAGCGCACCATGGCCGTGGTCATCGACGAGTACGGCGGCACCGCGGGCGTGGCCACGCTGGAGGACATCGTCGAGGAGGTCGTCGGCGAGGTACGCGACGAGCACGACCCGCACGAGACGCCCGACCTCGCCCCCGCGGGCAGCGACGACGAGGGCCGGGCGCTGTACTCGGCCGACGGCTCGGCGCGGGTGGACCAGCTCGCGCGCGTCGGGCTGACGGCGCCCGAGGGACCGTACGAGACCCTGGCCGGTCTCGTCGCGACCGAGCTCGGACGCATTCCCGAGGTCGGTGACCGTGTCGAGGCCGCCGGCTGGCAGCTCGACGTGGTGGACGCCACGGGCCGCAGGGCCGCACGGGTGCTGCTGCACGCGCCGCTCGACGACGAGGCGACGGACCACGAGAAGGAGGGCGGGCGATGA